A genome region from Dickeya dadantii NCPPB 898 includes the following:
- a CDS encoding dihydrodipicolinate synthase family protein has product MTYDNPSFNDENKYAGIWPVMLTPFDARGEIDYASLARLVEWYLDAGVHGLFAACQSSEMFFLSDAETRELVRFIVAQVDGRVPVVASGHTASAFSQQVDQLNGVAETGVDGVILISNRLALAGEPDEQALARLQALTAQLPAQVDLGIYECPYPYKRLLSDETVAWCARSRRYTFIKDTCCDLPTIRRRLQLAQNSRLHLANANSQTLLASLQAGCQAYSGVMANFHPQLYVWLFEHWREHPAAAQQLADYLGTAALAEFLDYPACAKFYQQQCGTFSTHVCRVRNSAAYGESFFPQAIESMLRLGQTLETQLPASLR; this is encoded by the coding sequence ATGACTTACGACAACCCATCTTTTAACGATGAAAACAAGTACGCCGGCATCTGGCCGGTGATGCTCACCCCGTTCGACGCGCGCGGCGAAATCGACTATGCCTCGCTGGCGCGGCTGGTGGAGTGGTATCTGGACGCCGGCGTGCACGGGCTGTTCGCCGCCTGCCAGTCCAGCGAGATGTTTTTCTTAAGCGATGCGGAAACCCGCGAGCTGGTGCGCTTTATCGTAGCGCAGGTGGACGGCCGGGTGCCGGTGGTGGCGTCAGGCCATACCGCCAGCGCGTTCAGCCAGCAGGTGGACCAACTGAACGGCGTGGCGGAAACCGGCGTGGACGGCGTGATCCTGATCAGCAACCGGTTGGCGCTGGCGGGCGAGCCGGACGAACAGGCGCTGGCTCGCTTGCAGGCATTGACGGCGCAACTGCCCGCGCAGGTGGATCTGGGCATCTACGAATGTCCTTACCCTTACAAACGGCTGCTGTCTGACGAGACGGTTGCCTGGTGCGCGCGCAGCAGGCGTTACACCTTCATTAAAGACACCTGTTGCGATCTGCCGACCATTCGCCGGCGGTTGCAACTGGCGCAGAACTCGCGCCTGCATCTGGCGAATGCCAACAGCCAGACGCTGCTGGCGTCGTTGCAAGCCGGCTGTCAGGCCTACAGCGGGGTGATGGCCAATTTCCATCCGCAGCTGTACGTGTGGCTGTTCGAACACTGGCGCGAGCATCCGGCGGCGGCGCAGCAACTGGCGGACTATCTAGGTACGGCGGCGCTGGCGGAGTTTCTCGATTATCCGGCCTGCGCCAAGTTCTATCAGCAGCAATGTGGTACGTTCTCGACCCACGTGTGCCGGGTGCGCAACAGCGCGGCTTACGGCGAGAGTTTCTTCCCGCAGGCGATTGAGAGCATGCTCCGGCTGGGCCAGACGCTGGAGACGCAGCTCCCGGCATCGCTCCGGTAA
- a CDS encoding YceK/YidQ family lipoprotein encodes MMTILKNASLSFVLSGGILVTCGGCSSVMTHSGGEQGYYSGTKSSMTTLKNEDTSWAMMPMVALDVPFSAMLDTLLLPYDYYRTHSDHHNTSARDRLEEYERRKPAGDPPPTMIPVSANNAGQ; translated from the coding sequence ATGATGACCATACTGAAAAATGCCTCATTGTCGTTTGTGTTGTCAGGCGGGATACTGGTGACATGCGGTGGCTGCTCTAGTGTGATGACTCACTCTGGCGGCGAGCAGGGGTACTATTCCGGCACCAAATCCAGCATGACCACGCTAAAAAACGAGGACACCAGTTGGGCGATGATGCCGATGGTAGCGCTGGATGTTCCCTTCTCCGCCATGCTGGATACGCTGCTGTTACCCTATGACTATTATCGAACCCACAGCGACCACCACAATACTTCGGCCCGCGACCGGCTGGAAGAATACGAACGCCGCAAACCGGCAGGCGATCCGCCGCCGACGATGATACCCGTCTCAGCCAATAACGCCGGTCAGTGA
- the ibpA gene encoding small heat shock chaperone IbpA — MRNPDFSPLYRSAIGFDRLFNLLEAGQSQGNGGYPPYNVELVDENQYRIAIAVAGFAESELEITAHDNMLIVKGSHSGDATPRNYLYQGIAERNFERKFQLAEHIQINGANLENGLLFIDLQRVIPETLKPRRIEIK, encoded by the coding sequence ATGCGTAACCCCGATTTTTCCCCGTTGTATCGCTCCGCTATTGGTTTTGATCGTCTGTTTAATCTGCTGGAAGCCGGCCAAAGCCAGGGCAATGGCGGATATCCCCCGTATAACGTTGAGTTGGTTGACGAAAACCAGTATCGCATTGCGATTGCCGTGGCCGGTTTCGCCGAAAGCGAACTGGAGATCACCGCGCACGACAACATGCTGATTGTCAAAGGATCGCACAGCGGCGACGCCACCCCGCGCAATTACCTCTATCAGGGCATTGCCGAGCGCAATTTTGAACGCAAATTCCAGCTGGCGGAACACATTCAGATTAACGGCGCCAATCTGGAAAACGGTTTGCTGTTCATCGACCTGCAACGCGTGATTCCGGAAACGCTGAAACCGCGCCGTATCGAAATCAAATAA
- a CDS encoding FGGY-family carbohydrate kinase: MKNGCFIGVDVGSASVRAGVFDGEGQRLAFAVRPIEQFHPRTHMVEQSSTDIWQAVGACVREALSVAAVAPSLVRAIGFDATCSLVAVGPQGHPVSVAEQHDPQRDIIMWMDHRAAAETADINATGDEALRYVGGEVSIEMELPKILWLKRHFPARYQQVWRFFDLADYLVWRATGADAASVCTLTCKWNYLAHENRFSDSLLQAVGLADLQQKIPPRILQLGEAAGTLAADVARDWGLPENVVVAGGIIDAHAGGLALVGSEPQGSLAVISGTSNCHMLVSRQPVEVPGVWGPYWGAMLPQWWLNEGGQSAAGALVEWTLRQHAQWPVLTAQAEQQRRSPYALLNEWVASLEQREPLPTRHLHVLADHHGNRSPRANPDARGVVMGLTLEQGPDALARLYLATLQAIAYGTRHIIEALNQDGHQITRLTMCGGATKNPLWLREYAAITGCDIQLASEEDAVTLGAALLGAVACGAYPSLPQAAQALVQPGPLIRTDRRNQPFHDAKYQIYLQMYDYQQAVQQQMSRH; this comes from the coding sequence ATGAAAAACGGTTGCTTCATCGGTGTGGATGTCGGGTCGGCCAGCGTCAGGGCCGGGGTGTTTGACGGCGAGGGCCAACGCCTGGCGTTTGCGGTGCGGCCTATCGAACAGTTTCATCCCCGCACCCACATGGTGGAGCAATCATCGACGGATATCTGGCAGGCGGTCGGCGCCTGTGTGCGTGAGGCGCTGAGCGTAGCGGCGGTTGCCCCTTCGCTGGTGCGCGCCATCGGCTTTGACGCCACCTGCTCGCTGGTGGCGGTCGGGCCGCAAGGGCATCCGGTATCGGTGGCCGAGCAGCACGACCCGCAGCGGGACATCATCATGTGGATGGATCACCGCGCCGCCGCCGAAACCGCCGACATCAACGCCACCGGCGACGAGGCGCTGCGCTATGTGGGCGGCGAGGTCAGTATTGAGATGGAATTGCCCAAGATCCTGTGGCTGAAGCGTCATTTCCCGGCACGTTATCAGCAGGTATGGCGCTTTTTCGATCTGGCGGACTATCTGGTGTGGCGCGCCACCGGCGCGGACGCCGCCAGCGTCTGCACCCTGACCTGCAAGTGGAACTATCTGGCGCACGAAAACCGCTTTAGCGACAGCCTGTTGCAGGCGGTCGGGCTGGCCGATCTGCAGCAGAAAATCCCGCCGCGCATCCTGCAACTGGGCGAGGCGGCCGGAACGCTGGCGGCTGACGTGGCGCGCGACTGGGGGCTGCCGGAAAACGTGGTGGTCGCCGGTGGCATTATTGACGCCCACGCCGGTGGGCTGGCGCTGGTGGGCAGCGAACCGCAGGGCAGCCTCGCCGTCATCAGCGGAACGTCTAACTGCCATATGCTGGTCAGCCGCCAGCCGGTTGAAGTACCCGGCGTGTGGGGGCCGTACTGGGGGGCGATGCTGCCGCAGTGGTGGCTCAACGAAGGCGGGCAGAGCGCGGCGGGCGCGCTGGTGGAATGGACGTTGCGCCAGCATGCGCAGTGGCCAGTGTTGACCGCGCAGGCGGAGCAACAGCGCCGTAGCCCGTATGCATTGCTGAACGAGTGGGTAGCGTCGCTGGAGCAGCGCGAGCCGTTGCCGACCCGCCATCTGCACGTGCTGGCGGATCACCACGGCAACCGCTCGCCGCGCGCCAACCCGGATGCGCGCGGTGTCGTGATGGGGCTGACGCTGGAACAAGGGCCGGATGCGCTGGCGCGGCTGTATCTGGCGACATTGCAGGCGATCGCCTACGGCACCCGGCACATTATTGAGGCGTTGAATCAAGACGGTCATCAGATTACCCGGCTGACGATGTGCGGCGGCGCCACCAAAAATCCGCTGTGGCTGCGGGAATACGCCGCCATCACCGGTTGCGATATTCAACTGGCGAGCGAAGAAGACGCGGTCACGCTCGGCGCCGCGTTGCTGGGGGCGGTGGCCTGTGGCGCGTATCCCTCGCTGCCGCAAGCGGCGCAGGCGCTGGTGCAGCCCGGCCCGCTTATCCGCACCGACCGCCGCAATCAACCGTTTCACGACGCCAAATACCAGATTTATCTACAGATGTATGACTACCAGCAGGCCGTCCAGCAACAGATGAGCCGTCACTGA
- the ibpB gene encoding small heat shock chaperone IbpB, translating into MRNYDLSPLLRQWIGFDKLASAMGSQEAVEFPPYNIEKVDDNHYRITLALAGFRQSELDIEVEGQRLTVKGAPTLPEKKAQYLHQGLVFKPFSLSFTLAEHLHVSDAQFQHGLLHIDLIRDVPQALQPQRIAIGRRAPELQEKTPDEQA; encoded by the coding sequence ATGCGCAACTACGATTTATCCCCCCTGCTGCGTCAGTGGATTGGCTTCGACAAACTCGCCAGCGCGATGGGCAGCCAGGAAGCGGTGGAGTTCCCGCCGTACAACATCGAAAAAGTCGATGATAACCATTACCGTATTACGCTGGCGCTGGCTGGGTTCCGCCAGTCGGAGCTGGATATTGAAGTGGAAGGCCAGCGCCTGACCGTGAAGGGCGCGCCGACGTTGCCGGAGAAAAAGGCGCAGTATCTGCATCAAGGGCTGGTGTTCAAGCCGTTCTCGCTGAGCTTTACGCTGGCTGAACACCTGCATGTGTCCGACGCGCAGTTCCAGCACGGGCTGCTGCACATTGACCTGATTCGCGACGTGCCGCAGGCGCTGCAACCGCAGCGTATCGCCATCGGCCGCCGTGCGCCCGAACTTCAGGAGAAGACGCCGGATGAACAGGCTTAG
- a CDS encoding LacI family DNA-binding transcriptional regulator, with product MAKTVEQIASALKLSVTTVRLVLNGKAEQYRISAKTQQRIHQYVTEYGYTVNHVARSLKLNKTETLGLIVPRLSNLFFSTLAEKLETRCREVGYQLMISCSYSDPQYENRLVEALLQRNVDGLFVVPSSLQAAQHHAKVVKKPLVLLDRDFGIDQLPLVMSDNLQGGAALTEAMLAVQPAAPLFFMAGDVQQPAIRDRLRGYHQSVQQAGLTPAVLEASHNRREDGMLMMEQFLRQHDAPPPAFIASSLPVLEGMLSVVRERYGYIPAHINIGTFDEHAMLGFLPNTLWSMRQNEDAWTEQAFAAMQQALNGEAQPHKAVIPMTLIHRRQAERH from the coding sequence ATGGCGAAAACAGTTGAACAGATTGCCAGTGCCTTGAAGCTGTCCGTGACCACGGTGCGTCTGGTGCTGAATGGAAAAGCGGAACAGTATCGAATCAGCGCCAAAACCCAGCAACGCATCCACCAGTACGTAACCGAGTACGGTTACACCGTCAATCACGTCGCCCGCAGCCTGAAGCTGAACAAAACCGAAACATTGGGGCTGATCGTGCCCCGCTTATCCAACCTGTTTTTCTCGACGCTGGCCGAAAAGCTCGAAACCCGCTGCCGCGAGGTGGGCTATCAGTTGATGATCAGCTGTTCTTACAGCGACCCGCAGTACGAAAACCGGCTGGTGGAGGCGCTGTTGCAGCGCAATGTCGACGGGCTGTTCGTGGTGCCGTCGTCGCTACAGGCGGCTCAGCACCACGCGAAGGTGGTGAAAAAGCCGCTGGTGCTGCTGGACCGCGACTTCGGCATCGATCAACTGCCGCTGGTAATGAGTGACAACCTGCAGGGCGGGGCGGCGCTGACCGAAGCGATGCTGGCCGTCCAGCCCGCTGCGCCGTTGTTTTTCATGGCCGGCGACGTGCAGCAGCCGGCGATCCGCGACCGTTTGCGCGGCTATCACCAGTCGGTGCAGCAGGCCGGGCTGACCCCGGCGGTGCTGGAGGCCAGTCATAACCGTCGCGAGGACGGCATGTTGATGATGGAGCAGTTTTTGCGCCAGCACGACGCGCCGCCGCCGGCGTTCATCGCGTCGTCACTGCCGGTGCTGGAAGGGATGTTAAGCGTGGTGCGTGAGCGCTATGGCTATATTCCGGCGCACATCAATATCGGCACCTTCGATGAACACGCCATGCTGGGATTTTTGCCGAATACCTTGTGGTCGATGCGCCAGAACGAAGACGCCTGGACTGAACAGGCGTTTGCGGCGATGCAGCAGGCGCTGAACGGCGAGGCGCAGCCGCACAAGGCGGTGATCCCCATGACCTTGATCCACCGCCGCCAGGCTGAACGTCACTGA
- a CDS encoding signal transduction protein encodes MLEQRVSLTLNLPASPRRLSVGEREVLLVTNADLRESANLTCWPTQQQFESRLQSALEQLGYRMTRAHAVDSARGHGFISSQREGSDVFAALDPDAPVIVLLTAWQYSHHIAPSLVHHRGPVLLLANFDGTWPGLVGMLCMAGCLTSLGRDYSRLWSATFDDDAFRQGLATWLRDGAVSHKTGYLRLVAASHPVLATPAGQVGRQVGEYILRHKAIIGLFDTFCMGMINGVFPQQAMVTIGMPIESLSQSALLVEMAKVPHALRESCLAWYEQRGMRFEFGDDGSRQLTRDQVLEQCAMMIAMARFTQRFGLAAVGVQYQQGLKDSCAASDFAEGAIGNAERFPLPDEQGEPIRPDVAIPCINEVDMGSAIPQVMLWHLLHGLGLPAETTLHDIRWGSEHQGVFYWDLEISGAVPFAHLKGGIAGATGYRQPPMFFPYGGSTIAGQGKAGRFVWARAHYEGTQVMMHIGTGTAVELPADEFERRRRATNYEWPLLNAVLDGVTRDDLMAGHQSNHLTVAYVDEDKLAEVLKAFVAQALTQHIQVWTAGDAHRLLAE; translated from the coding sequence ATGTTGGAACAACGTGTTTCGTTGACACTGAATCTTCCCGCTTCACCCCGCCGGCTTTCCGTCGGCGAACGTGAGGTTTTGCTGGTTACCAACGCGGATCTGCGGGAATCCGCCAACCTGACCTGCTGGCCGACCCAGCAGCAGTTTGAAAGCCGCCTGCAGAGCGCGCTGGAGCAACTGGGATACCGCATGACGCGCGCCCATGCGGTGGACAGCGCCCGCGGGCACGGCTTCATCAGCAGCCAGCGGGAAGGCAGCGACGTGTTCGCCGCGCTCGACCCCGACGCGCCGGTCATCGTGTTGCTGACCGCCTGGCAGTATTCCCACCATATCGCGCCGTCGCTGGTGCATCACCGCGGCCCGGTGCTGCTGCTGGCTAACTTCGACGGCACCTGGCCGGGGCTGGTGGGCATGCTGTGCATGGCGGGCTGCCTGACCAGCCTTGGGCGCGACTATTCCCGGTTGTGGTCGGCGACGTTCGACGATGACGCGTTCCGTCAGGGGCTGGCGACCTGGCTGCGCGACGGCGCGGTGAGTCACAAGACCGGCTATTTGCGCCTGGTGGCGGCGTCTCACCCGGTGCTGGCGACCCCGGCCGGTCAGGTCGGCCGTCAGGTCGGGGAATACATTCTGCGGCATAAGGCGATTATCGGGCTGTTCGACACCTTCTGCATGGGGATGATTAACGGCGTGTTCCCGCAGCAGGCAATGGTGACTATCGGTATGCCGATCGAATCGTTGTCGCAGTCGGCGTTGCTGGTGGAGATGGCGAAGGTGCCGCACGCTCTGCGGGAAAGCTGTCTGGCATGGTATGAGCAGCGCGGCATGCGGTTTGAGTTCGGTGATGACGGCAGCCGCCAGCTGACGCGCGATCAGGTGCTGGAACAGTGCGCGATGATGATCGCCATGGCGCGCTTTACCCAGCGTTTCGGGCTGGCGGCGGTTGGGGTGCAGTACCAGCAGGGGCTGAAGGACAGCTGCGCCGCGTCTGATTTCGCCGAAGGGGCCATCGGTAACGCGGAACGCTTCCCGCTGCCGGATGAGCAGGGCGAGCCGATTCGTCCCGACGTCGCCATCCCCTGCATCAACGAGGTGGACATGGGCAGCGCCATTCCGCAGGTGATGTTGTGGCACCTGCTGCACGGGCTGGGGCTGCCGGCGGAAACCACGCTGCACGATATTCGCTGGGGCAGCGAGCATCAGGGCGTCTTCTATTGGGATCTGGAAATTTCCGGCGCGGTGCCGTTCGCTCATCTCAAAGGCGGCATCGCCGGCGCCACCGGCTATCGTCAGCCACCGATGTTCTTCCCGTACGGCGGTTCCACCATCGCCGGGCAGGGCAAAGCGGGGCGTTTTGTCTGGGCGCGGGCGCATTACGAAGGCACGCAGGTGATGATGCATATCGGCACCGGCACGGCGGTGGAACTGCCTGCAGATGAATTTGAACGCCGCCGCCGTGCTACCAACTACGAGTGGCCGCTGCTCAACGCGGTGCTGGACGGCGTCACCCGCGACGACCTGATGGCGGGCCACCAGAGCAACCACCTGACGGTGGCGTATGTGGACGAGGATAAGCTCGCCGAGGTGCTGAAAGCCTTTGTCGCGCAGGCGTTGACGCAACACATTCAGGTATGGACGGCGGGCGACGCTCACCGGTTGCTGGCGGAGTAA
- a CDS encoding sialidase family protein: MKLTMTTQQFVLPEGHDYFGNCHASTAAVLPEGRLRVAWFAGEKEGSGDTAIWLACAEQGRWLPPVRVAWEDGLAHWNPVLHWQAGTLWLFYKVGADVHHWQTRVTVSTDDGASWSAPRPLVPGDSAPRGPVKNKLLVMSNGEWLAPASVEDDRHWDAFVDLSGDRGRSWQTVPIPLTHRTPGERDGEALWQGLEQAALWENDLTRVFQWDGVIQPSAWESSPGQVHVLMRSTRGALYRSDSDDYGRRWREAYAIDLPNNNSGVDLAHLGAGRLVLVYNPVTGNWRHRYPLTVACSTDNGEHWENSIDLEQEPGEFSYPAIIADGDTLHVTYTWNRKNIVYCALIFSG; the protein is encoded by the coding sequence ATGAAGCTGACAATGACAACACAGCAATTCGTCCTGCCCGAAGGGCATGACTACTTCGGCAACTGCCACGCCTCGACCGCGGCGGTATTGCCGGAGGGGCGGCTACGGGTGGCCTGGTTTGCCGGTGAAAAGGAAGGCAGCGGCGATACCGCTATCTGGCTGGCCTGCGCCGAGCAGGGGCGCTGGCTGCCGCCGGTACGGGTGGCGTGGGAAGACGGGCTGGCGCACTGGAACCCGGTGTTGCATTGGCAGGCGGGCACGCTGTGGCTGTTCTATAAAGTGGGCGCCGATGTGCACCACTGGCAGACGCGGGTGACGGTATCGACGGATGACGGCGCGAGCTGGTCCGCCCCACGCCCGCTGGTGCCCGGCGACAGTGCGCCGCGCGGGCCGGTGAAGAACAAACTGCTGGTGATGTCCAACGGCGAGTGGCTGGCGCCTGCATCGGTTGAAGACGATCGTCATTGGGACGCGTTTGTCGACCTTAGCGGCGATCGGGGGCGGAGCTGGCAGACGGTGCCGATTCCGCTGACCCACCGGACGCCCGGTGAGCGTGACGGCGAGGCGTTGTGGCAGGGGCTGGAGCAGGCGGCGCTGTGGGAAAATGACCTGACGCGGGTGTTTCAGTGGGACGGCGTGATCCAGCCATCGGCATGGGAGTCGTCGCCGGGGCAGGTGCATGTGCTGATGCGCAGCACCCGCGGCGCGCTGTACCGCAGCGATTCGGACGATTACGGCCGCCGCTGGCGCGAGGCTTACGCCATTGATTTGCCGAACAACAACAGCGGCGTCGATCTGGCGCATCTGGGCGCGGGCCGTCTGGTGCTGGTCTACAACCCGGTGACCGGTAACTGGCGCCACCGCTATCCGCTGACGGTGGCCTGTTCCACCGACAACGGCGAGCACTGGGAAAACAGTATCGATCTTGAGCAGGAACCCGGCGAGTTCTCTTATCCCGCCATTATTGCCGATGGCGACACGTTACATGTGACCTACACCTGGAATCGAAAAAATATCGTTTACTGCGCGCTGATATTCAGCGGGTAG
- a CDS encoding anion permease, translated as MSANNSRLVKLLIILGIAVIFWFVPVPEGVSPAAWHLLAIFIATVIGLILSPYPLGAIAIFSITAVAALGLLPVKDVLVGFGDPTIWMIACAFFISRSFIKTGFGRRIGFLFISKLGNSSLGLAYGLVFTDLLFSPAMPSTSARCGGIITPLFRSIAEAYGSTPEQGTQRRIGSFLVQTIFQCNAITSAMFMTSMAGNPLISKLATQFGVHLTWTEWAAATLVPGLLSLIVIPLVLYRFYPPELKKTPEMRELAKVRLHEMGPMSRNEWIVLCVFLGLVVFWVLGSTLNIDATLTALGGLSVLLLTRALSWEDVTGEKEAWHTVVWFAVLMMLATQLNKMGLIAWLGGIAGHAVAGMHWLPMVGLLLLVYYYSHYFMASAVAHISAMYAIFVSIAIAAGAPPVLTVLAFAAFSNLFMATTHYSGGPAPIMFGCGYLSLGTWWKIGFLVGLVVIPIWLGIGSLWWKVLGMW; from the coding sequence ATGTCTGCAAATAACAGCAGGTTAGTGAAGCTTCTTATTATCCTCGGCATAGCCGTTATATTTTGGTTTGTTCCCGTTCCTGAGGGCGTTAGTCCTGCCGCATGGCACCTGCTGGCAATATTTATTGCTACGGTCATCGGTCTGATTCTCTCTCCTTACCCCCTTGGCGCCATTGCCATTTTTAGTATCACCGCCGTCGCGGCGCTCGGCTTGCTGCCGGTCAAGGATGTGTTGGTCGGGTTTGGCGACCCCACCATCTGGATGATTGCCTGCGCCTTTTTCATCTCGCGCAGCTTTATCAAAACCGGTTTCGGCCGCCGCATCGGGTTTTTGTTCATCAGCAAACTCGGCAACAGCAGCCTGGGGTTGGCGTATGGTCTGGTGTTCACCGACCTGCTGTTTTCCCCGGCGATGCCGTCAACCTCCGCACGCTGCGGCGGCATTATCACCCCGCTGTTCCGCTCGATCGCCGAGGCTTACGGTTCAACGCCGGAGCAGGGCACTCAACGCCGCATCGGTTCATTTCTGGTGCAAACCATTTTCCAGTGCAACGCCATTACGTCGGCGATGTTTATGACGTCTATGGCCGGTAACCCGCTGATCAGCAAGCTGGCGACCCAATTCGGCGTTCACCTGACCTGGACCGAATGGGCGGCGGCGACGCTGGTGCCGGGGCTGCTGTCGTTGATCGTGATCCCGCTGGTGCTCTACCGTTTCTACCCGCCGGAACTGAAGAAAACCCCGGAAATGCGCGAGCTGGCCAAGGTTCGCCTGCACGAAATGGGGCCGATGAGCCGCAACGAATGGATTGTGCTGTGCGTGTTCCTGGGGCTGGTAGTGTTCTGGGTGCTGGGGTCGACGCTGAATATCGACGCTACCCTGACCGCGCTGGGCGGCCTGAGCGTGCTGTTGCTGACCCGCGCATTGAGCTGGGAAGACGTAACCGGCGAGAAAGAGGCCTGGCACACCGTGGTGTGGTTCGCGGTGTTGATGATGCTGGCGACCCAGTTGAACAAGATGGGGCTGATCGCCTGGCTGGGCGGCATCGCCGGTCACGCCGTCGCCGGGATGCACTGGCTGCCGATGGTGGGCCTGCTGCTGCTGGTGTATTACTACAGCCACTATTTTATGGCCAGCGCGGTGGCGCACATCAGCGCCATGTACGCCATTTTCGTGTCGATCGCCATTGCGGCGGGCGCGCCGCCGGTGCTGACGGTGCTGGCGTTTGCCGCTTTCAGTAACCTGTTTATGGCGACCACGCACTACTCCGGCGGCCCGGCGCCGATCATGTTCGGCTGCGGCTACCTGTCGCTGGGAACCTGGTGGAAGATCGGCTTCCTGGTTGGGCTGGTGGTCATTCCCATTTGGCTTGGCATCGGCAGCCTGTGGTGGAAGGTTTTGGGGATGTGGTAA
- a CDS encoding MFS transporter, translated as MSISVELSQHQAMHNKSNIRRVVISSWIGNTIEFYDFLLYGLASALVFGKLFFPTVSPMAAMLASFATFGVGFIARPLGGIFFGHMGDTLGRKLTLLITLGGMGMATFLIGCLPTYHQIGVWAPVLLVVLRFVQGFLVGGEWGGAMLMVVETAPANRRGLLGSIPQTGGFSGQLLATAIFAMVSTLPEDQLMSWGWRVPFMLSVALVLVGLYMRRKVDETPVFQQVQQQQQQQQTREQEPVRRQSPVVEVLRKQWRSVCLIMVLRFAESVPFFLATVFAVSYATVQLGVPKQTMLNVIMATCVMAFPMHALFGALSDRVGRRPIYIFGALCAAAMAFPFFYLLESGSFGLMVLGYILLINIAHNSINAVQPAFFTELFGPKVRYSGASIGAQLGAIVAGGFTPFIAKGLTAMDNESWTLVATYVTVAALVAAFAAWKAPETSHRDMTKDV; from the coding sequence ATGTCGATTTCCGTGGAATTATCCCAACACCAGGCGATGCACAATAAATCCAATATCCGCCGCGTGGTGATCTCCAGTTGGATTGGCAACACCATCGAGTTTTACGATTTCCTGCTCTACGGACTGGCGAGCGCGCTGGTGTTTGGCAAACTGTTCTTTCCCACCGTCAGCCCGATGGCGGCGATGCTGGCGTCGTTCGCTACCTTTGGCGTGGGGTTCATTGCCCGCCCGCTGGGCGGCATCTTCTTCGGCCACATGGGCGACACCCTGGGGCGTAAGCTGACGCTGCTGATTACCCTCGGCGGTATGGGGATGGCGACGTTTCTGATCGGCTGCCTGCCCACCTATCACCAGATTGGCGTCTGGGCGCCGGTGCTGCTGGTGGTGCTGCGTTTCGTACAGGGCTTTCTGGTGGGCGGCGAGTGGGGCGGCGCCATGCTGATGGTGGTGGAAACCGCGCCCGCCAACCGTCGCGGCCTGCTCGGCTCCATTCCTCAGACCGGCGGTTTTTCCGGACAGCTGCTGGCGACGGCGATATTCGCCATGGTGTCGACGCTGCCGGAAGATCAACTGATGTCCTGGGGCTGGCGCGTGCCGTTCATGCTGAGCGTGGCGCTGGTGCTGGTGGGGCTGTATATGCGCCGTAAGGTGGATGAAACGCCGGTGTTCCAGCAAGTCCAGCAGCAACAACAGCAACAGCAAACGCGTGAGCAGGAGCCGGTGCGCCGTCAAAGCCCGGTGGTGGAAGTGCTGCGTAAACAGTGGCGCAGCGTTTGCCTGATCATGGTGCTGCGCTTCGCGGAAAGCGTGCCGTTCTTTTTGGCGACGGTGTTTGCGGTGTCCTACGCCACCGTACAGCTGGGCGTGCCCAAACAGACCATGCTTAACGTGATCATGGCGACCTGCGTGATGGCGTTCCCGATGCATGCGCTGTTCGGCGCGCTGTCCGACCGGGTCGGCCGCCGTCCGATCTATATCTTCGGGGCGCTGTGCGCCGCGGCGATGGCGTTCCCGTTCTTCTATCTGCTGGAAAGCGGCTCCTTTGGTCTGATGGTGCTGGGATACATTCTGCTGATTAATATTGCCCACAACTCCATCAACGCGGTGCAACCGGCGTTCTTTACCGAACTGTTCGGCCCGAAAGTACGTTACAGCGGCGCGTCCATCGGCGCACAACTGGGGGCGATTGTGGCGGGCGGTTTCACCCCGTTTATCGCCAAGGGGCTCACCGCGATGGATAACGAGTCCTGGACGCTGGTGGCGACCTACGTCACGGTAGCGGCGCTGGTGGCGGCGTTCGCCGCCTGGAAAGCGCCGGAAACCTCGCACCGTGATATGACCAAAGACGTGTGA